A region of Burkholderiales bacterium JOSHI_001 DNA encodes the following proteins:
- a CDS encoding acyl-CoA dehydrogenase (PFAM: Acyl-CoA dehydrogenase, C-terminal domain; Acyl-CoA dehydrogenase, middle domain; Acyl-CoA dehydrogenase, N-terminal domain) has protein sequence MDFEFSDDQNSLRDAVSRWVDKGFSFERRHGLAQAGGATRAVYGELAELGLAGLVIPDAHGGMGFGPVEAMVVMEELGRGLVNAPYADAALVSVALLADALPGVQAAWLTKMADASALVVPALLERGGRYALNRVTTKATNTAAGWVLQGAKSVVPAGDEADAFLVPARVSGADSDTTGIALFVVEKGAKGTEVRGIATQDGARVAQLNLHNASATLAVPEAWATLERAGDVGIAAACAEAVGLMERMVAVTVEYMNTRKQFGVPIASFQALRHRMADVKMQLELGRSMSYFASLKLGEPAAARRRALSQAKVQLGQSMRFVGQQCIQLHGGIGVTDEYIAGHIFKRLTMLEMSHGDTLHHLGEVSARMQDTAGVFC, from the coding sequence ATGGACTTCGAATTCTCCGACGACCAGAACTCGCTGCGCGACGCGGTGAGCCGCTGGGTGGACAAGGGCTTCTCCTTTGAACGCCGCCATGGCCTGGCCCAGGCCGGTGGCGCCACGCGCGCGGTGTACGGCGAACTGGCCGAACTGGGCCTGGCCGGGCTGGTGATTCCCGACGCCCATGGCGGCATGGGCTTCGGGCCGGTGGAAGCCATGGTGGTGATGGAAGAACTGGGCCGCGGCCTGGTGAACGCGCCCTACGCCGACGCCGCGCTGGTGAGCGTGGCCCTGCTGGCCGACGCCCTGCCCGGTGTGCAGGCCGCCTGGCTGACCAAGATGGCCGACGCCAGCGCCCTGGTGGTGCCGGCGCTGCTGGAGCGCGGCGGGCGCTATGCGCTGAATCGCGTCACGACGAAAGCCACGAACACGGCGGCCGGCTGGGTGCTGCAAGGCGCCAAGAGCGTGGTGCCGGCCGGTGACGAGGCCGACGCCTTCCTCGTGCCCGCCCGCGTGAGCGGCGCGGACAGCGACACCACGGGCATCGCGCTGTTCGTGGTCGAGAAGGGTGCGAAGGGCACTGAAGTTCGTGGCATCGCCACGCAGGACGGCGCACGCGTCGCGCAGCTGAACCTCCACAACGCCAGCGCCACGCTGGCCGTGCCCGAGGCATGGGCCACGCTGGAGCGCGCGGGCGACGTGGGCATTGCCGCCGCCTGCGCCGAAGCGGTGGGCCTGATGGAACGCATGGTGGCGGTGACGGTGGAGTACATGAACACGCGCAAGCAGTTCGGCGTGCCCATCGCCAGCTTCCAGGCCCTGCGCCACCGCATGGCCGACGTGAAGATGCAGCTGGAACTGGGCCGCAGCATGAGCTACTTCGCCAGCCTGAAGTTGGGCGAACCCGCCGCGGCACGCCGCCGCGCGCTGAGCCAGGCCAAGGTGCAGCTGGGCCAGAGCATGCGCTTCGTGGGCCAGCAGTGCATCCAGTTGCATGGCGGCATCGGCGTCACCGATGAATACATCGCCGGCCACATCTTCAAGCGCCTGACCATGCTGGAGATGAGTCACGGCGACACCCTGCACCACCTGGGTGAGGTGAGCGCGCGCATGCAGGACACGGCCGGCGTGTTCTGTTAG